From Lolium perenne isolate Kyuss_39 chromosome 5, Kyuss_2.0, whole genome shotgun sequence, a single genomic window includes:
- the LOC127302947 gene encoding fatty acyl-CoA reductase 1: protein MDTGMVTECFRNKTILITGSTGFLGKLLLEKILRVQPDVKKIYLLVRAPDDASAEQRIICQVLGKDLFNTLREKHGLSGFQELIKEKIVSLAGDVGTRDFGLDSSRMEDLCEEIDIIIHGAATTSFYERYDVALATNALGAQYGCEFAKKCPNLKLLLHVSTAFVAGTQEGLLLEKALQIGEALRPGYHLDIDAELQLVEKVKTELTAAKSGSSDQYEKTTMKELGLKRASHFGWPNVYTFTKAMGEMLLEQKREDLPVVIIRPTMVTSTYQDPFPGWIEGARTIDALIVAYDEQAFPCFLGDLKDTMDAVPADMVVNATLVAGAVHWNEKGQVIYHVSLALQNPLSGYVFEDACWDYFSIHPRVLENGKPLQNRRPYLFKKLVYFRAYLTLMYKLPLEMLHAVSLLFRGLFSQYYQKHNRRYTFLMLLVKVYSPYAFFKGCFDDTNLTRLRKEVKTEGNDGSLFNFDPKSMDWHQYLLNIHVPAVLKYSRKKKGSV, encoded by the exons ATGGACACAGGTATGGTGACTGAGTGCTTCCGGAACAAGACCATCCTAATCACAGGATCCACTGGATTCCTCGGAAAAT TGCTGCTTGAAAAGATACTGAGGGTACAGCCAGACGTGAAGAAGATCTACCTGCTGGTCCGTGCCCCAGATGATGCCTCCGCGGAGCAACGTATCATATGCCAA GTGCTGGGGAAGGATCTGTTCAACACGCTGCGGGAGAAGCATGGCCTTTCTGGCTTCCAGGAGCTCATCAAAGAGAAGATAGTTTCTCTAGCTGGTGATGTCGGGACTCGAGACTTCGGGCTAGACAGCTCCAGAATGGAGGACCTGTGTGAGGAGATCGATATTATCATCCATGGGGCAGCAACAACTAGCTTTTATGAAAG GTACGATGTAGCTTTGGCAACTAATGCATTAGGAGCGCAATATGGATGCGAATTTGCAAAGAAGTGTCCTAATCTGAAATTGTTACTTCATGTTTCCACAG CTTTTGTAGCTGGTACCCAAGAAGGACTTTTACTGGAGAAAGCACTCCAGATTGGTGAAGCACTACGGCCAGGTTACCACTTGGACATTGATGCTGAATTACAGCTGGTTGAGAAGGTTAAGACTGAACTCACAGCGGCTAAGAGTGGTAGCTCAGACCAATATGAGAAGACAACCATGAAAGAACTTGGCTTAAAGAG GGCTTCCCATTTTGGATGGCCAAATGTATATACGTTTACCAAAGCTATGGGGGAGATGTTACTTGAGCAGAAGAGGGAAGACCTTCCTGTTGTCATTATTCGTCCCACCATGGTAACCAGCACCTATCAAGATCCTTTTCCTGGGTGGATAGAAGGTGCAAG GACAATTGATGCTCTAATTGTTGCCTATGATGAACAGGCGTTCCCCTGTTTCCTAGGTGATCTCAAAGACACAATGGATGCG gttccGGCTGATATGGTGGTAAATGCAACTCTGGTAGCTGGAGCTGTTCACTGGAATGAGAAAGGGCAAGTCATTTACCACGTGAGCTTAGCACTCCAAAATCCATTGTCCGGTTACGTTTTTGAGGATGCTTGTTGGGATTACTTCTCAATCCATCCACGTGTACTAGAGAATGGGAAACCCCTCCAAAACAGAAGGCCATACTTGTTCAAGAAATTGGTGTACTTCCGCGCATATTTGACCCTGATGTATAAGCTACCACTGGAG ATGCTTCATGCAGTGAGCCTATTGTTTCGTGGCTTATTTTCACAATATTACCAGAAGCACAACCGAAGATACACTTTCCTAATGCTCTTGGTTAAGGTGTATTCACCATACGCCTTCTTCAAAGGATG CTTTGACGACACGAACTTGACAAGGCTGAGGAAGGAAGTGAAGACGGAAGGCAATGATGGTAGCTTATTTAACTTCGATCCCAAATCTATGGACTGGCACCAATACCTTTTGAATATCCATGTCCCAGCTGTACTAAAGTATAGCCGCAAAAAGAAGGGAAGCGTGTAG